In the Candidatus Dormiibacterota bacterium genome, one interval contains:
- a CDS encoding YggT family protein, with translation MTTDRPAYSLRAEQAVWLLTGIVIALLIIRLLFKLLAASTQASFVTFIYDLTQVFVAPFHGIFNTAANGRNVFEPESLVAIAIYALIGWGLAALVRVVTRGGAPAR, from the coding sequence GTGACGACCGATCGACCAGCGTACAGCTTGCGGGCAGAGCAGGCTGTCTGGCTGCTTACGGGAATCGTCATCGCGCTTTTGATCATCCGCCTTCTGTTCAAGCTGCTCGCCGCTTCGACCCAGGCAAGCTTCGTCACCTTCATCTACGACCTGACGCAGGTGTTCGTTGCCCCGTTTCATGGGATCTTCAACACCGCGGCCAACGGCCGTAATGTCTTTGAACCCGAGTCCCTGGTCGCCATTGCCATCTACGCGCTGATCGGCTGGGGCCTTGCCGCCCTGGTGCGGGTCGTCACCCGGGGCGGCGCGCCCGCGCGCTAA
- a CDS encoding YggT family protein encodes MQAAHENSTTTVTTDRPGYSLRAEQAVWLLAGVVDALLAIRFLFKLLGASTQASFVTFIYDLTQVFVAPFHGIFNTAANGHSVFEPESLVAIAIYSLIGWGLASLVRVVTRGGASA; translated from the coding sequence ATGCAAGCAGCACACGAGAACAGCACGACGACTGTCACGACCGATCGACCTGGGTACAGTTTGCGGGCAGAGCAGGCCGTCTGGCTGCTCGCGGGAGTGGTCGACGCACTCCTGGCCATTCGCTTCCTATTCAAGCTCCTTGGCGCTTCGACCCAGGCAAGCTTCGTCACGTTCATTTACGACCTGACCCAGGTGTTCGTCGCGCCCTTCCATGGGATCTTCAACACGGCGGCCAACGGCCATAGTGTTTTTGAACCCGAGTCCCTCGTCGCCATCGCCATCTACTCGTTGATTGGCTGGGGCCTTGCCAGCCTGGTCCGAGTCGTAACCCGAGGCGGCGCTTCCGCGTGA
- a CDS encoding ice-binding family protein, with translation MTRFAAGILGTFALLCAAPLLASAAPPPSLGAAANFVVLGGAGVTCTASSVTGNVGSKLTVTRTPTCSIAGAIHQGDATAVSAFNAFNTAYTKFNLLPCDPGKNLTGQALGGQTLVPGVYCFDTTADLTTGILTLNGPSSGVWVFKVGTGITTGTAQVVMAGGGSACNVYWVLGTTATIGTGTKFLGNILAGSAVTFTGTGSSLMGRALAKTAVTMTGTTISACGTSAGGGGGGGGGGGDKDKDKDKDKDKDHEGDHGHGDHDNDGDHHGGDHDGGEHDGGDHNGGDK, from the coding sequence ATGACTAGATTCGCAGCAGGAATCCTCGGCACATTTGCGCTCCTCTGCGCGGCTCCCCTTTTGGCCTCCGCAGCCCCCCCGCCCTCTCTCGGCGCGGCGGCGAATTTCGTGGTCTTGGGCGGGGCCGGGGTGACTTGCACCGCGTCCAGCGTCACCGGAAACGTGGGTTCCAAGCTCACGGTGACCCGGACCCCAACGTGCAGCATCGCTGGAGCCATTCACCAGGGGGACGCGACGGCCGTTAGCGCGTTCAACGCGTTCAACACCGCATACACGAAGTTCAACCTCCTGCCATGCGACCCTGGCAAGAACCTGACCGGGCAGGCGCTCGGCGGACAGACACTGGTCCCCGGTGTGTACTGCTTCGACACAACGGCGGACCTCACCACAGGCATCCTGACGCTCAATGGGCCGTCATCGGGGGTCTGGGTATTCAAGGTCGGGACCGGCATCACAACAGGCACCGCCCAGGTGGTCATGGCCGGCGGCGGGTCAGCCTGTAACGTCTACTGGGTACTCGGTACAACCGCGACCATTGGGACGGGCACGAAGTTCCTGGGAAATATTCTCGCGGGGTCGGCCGTCACCTTCACCGGAACAGGCTCCAGCCTGATGGGCCGTGCCTTGGCGAAGACAGCCGTAACGATGACCGGCACCACCATCTCCGCCTGCGGAACTAGTGCCGGCGGCGGCGGCGGCGGCGGCGGCGGCGGCGGCGACAAAGACAAGGACAAGGACAAGGACAAGGACAAGGATCACGAAGGTGATCATGGGCACGGCGATCATGACAATGATGGCGACCATCATGGTGGCGACCACGATGGTGGCGAGCACGATGGTGGCGACCACAATGGTGGCGATAAGTAA
- a CDS encoding aspartate aminotransferase family protein, whose amino-acid sequence MGHDLTATHTQLSPIPLHASRGLTLVRGEGSYLWDDKDRRYLDLMTNYGVNLLGHAHPLVTDAIKLQASQLTNAHQSFDTPARQDFLDALGALLPPPLSRISFGNSGAEAVEAALKYARVATGRIGIVATHRAYHGRTFGALSATADAKYRDPFAPMLEGVRHVPFDDLEALDKVLDDSVAAVIVEPIQGEGGIRVPADGYLRGIRERCDARGILLICDEIQTGFRTGSPFAFTREDIVPDILCLSKSIANGLPVGVTVATEAVSDRVPKGSHGSTFAGNPLVCAAGAVTLRVLSDETLHARAAQAGTRFQERIRDLRLPLIREVRGRGMMQAVELKKPVTVVIKAMQEAGVLVLPAGGTVIRFLPSILIQDAQLDEGIDVLAEALRQAR is encoded by the coding sequence ATGGGTCACGACCTGACCGCGACGCACACCCAGCTCAGCCCGATTCCACTGCACGCGAGCCGGGGGTTGACCCTCGTTCGCGGCGAGGGGTCGTACCTGTGGGATGACAAGGACCGGCGATACCTCGACCTGATGACCAACTATGGTGTGAATCTCCTCGGGCACGCCCACCCGCTGGTGACCGATGCCATCAAGCTGCAGGCGTCGCAGCTGACCAATGCCCACCAGAGCTTCGACACGCCGGCTCGCCAGGATTTCCTCGACGCATTGGGTGCGCTGCTGCCCCCACCCCTGAGCCGGATCTCCTTCGGGAACTCGGGCGCCGAGGCCGTCGAGGCCGCGCTCAAGTATGCGCGCGTCGCCACCGGACGCATCGGCATCGTCGCCACCCACCGCGCCTATCACGGACGTACCTTTGGCGCCCTTTCCGCGACTGCTGACGCGAAGTATCGTGACCCGTTCGCCCCGATGCTCGAAGGCGTCCGTCACGTCCCGTTCGATGATCTCGAGGCACTGGACAAGGTGCTGGACGACTCGGTCGCGGCGGTGATCGTCGAGCCGATCCAGGGCGAGGGTGGCATCCGGGTGCCCGCCGACGGCTATCTGAGAGGGATCCGCGAACGATGCGACGCGCGCGGCATCCTTCTGATATGTGACGAGATCCAAACCGGGTTTCGGACTGGGAGCCCGTTTGCCTTCACCCGCGAGGACATCGTGCCCGACATCCTGTGCCTTTCGAAGTCGATCGCCAACGGCCTGCCAGTGGGCGTGACCGTGGCCACTGAGGCAGTCAGCGACCGAGTGCCTAAGGGCAGCCACGGGAGCACCTTTGCCGGTAATCCGTTGGTCTGCGCCGCCGGTGCCGTGACGCTCCGTGTCCTCTCCGACGAGACGTTGCATGCTCGCGCAGCCCAGGCGGGAACGCGTTTTCAAGAGCGCATTCGCGACCTCCGGTTGCCGCTGATTCGCGAGGTTCGCGGCCGGGGCATGATGCAGGCCGTCGAGCTCAAGAAGCCGGTGACCGTCGTGATCAAGGCGATGCAGGAGGCCGGCGTGCTCGTCCTGCCCGCAGGGGGAACCGTCATCCGGTTCCTGCCATCGATTCTCATCCAGGATGCCCAGCTCGACGAGGGAATCGACGTGCTTGCCGAGGCGCTTCGCCAGGCGCGCTAA
- a CDS encoding [LysW]-aminoadipate kinase — protein sequence MLVIKIGGSLTDFDPLLRDVAACEEPLVLVHGANKELNELSARLSHPPRMVTSERGEISRFTDAITMDHFLMAYAGKQNKRIVERLRALGSNAVGLTAMDGGIAIGRRKPDLRIKEGDKVKILHGDHSGSIERVEPKLLRLLLDNGYMPVITPPAISHEGVAINIDGDRLAMEIASALQAERLLIFADTPGFMRDVSDERSVIPLIHLDEVERISEYGKGRARVKLLAAAQAIRRGIKAVGLLDGRGEHPLMRAFEGAGTWVTT from the coding sequence GTGCTGGTCATCAAGATCGGCGGCAGCCTGACCGACTTCGACCCGTTGCTGCGCGATGTCGCCGCCTGCGAGGAGCCGCTGGTGCTGGTGCACGGCGCCAACAAGGAGCTGAATGAGCTTTCCGCGCGGTTGAGCCATCCGCCACGAATGGTCACCTCCGAACGAGGCGAGATCAGCCGCTTCACCGACGCGATCACCATGGATCACTTCCTGATGGCCTACGCCGGCAAGCAGAACAAGCGCATCGTGGAGCGGCTTCGCGCCCTGGGTTCAAACGCGGTGGGCCTGACGGCGATGGACGGAGGCATCGCGATCGGCCGGCGTAAGCCGGACCTGCGCATCAAGGAAGGCGACAAGGTCAAAATCCTGCACGGCGATCACAGCGGCAGCATCGAGCGGGTCGAGCCGAAGCTCTTGCGGCTGCTGCTCGACAATGGTTACATGCCGGTCATCACACCACCCGCGATCAGCCACGAGGGCGTCGCCATCAATATCGACGGCGACCGCCTAGCGATGGAGATCGCCAGCGCGCTGCAGGCCGAGCGTCTGCTGATCTTTGCCGACACCCCCGGCTTCATGCGCGACGTCAGCGACGAGCGAAGTGTGATCCCATTGATTCACCTCGATGAGGTCGAGCGGATATCGGAATATGGCAAGGGACGGGCGCGCGTCAAGCTGCTGGCGGCGGCACAGGCCATCCGCCGCGGCATCAAGGCGGTCGGACTGCTCGATGGGCGCGGTGAGCACCCGCTGATGCGCGCCTTCGAAGGAGCGGGGACATGGGTCACGACCTGA